The genomic DNA TAGTCCGATAGTGCGAGTCATAAACGACCTGCATTATGATGCATTTCTATCAATTATTCATTATCGTTTTTGAAAAGAGtagcatttattaatttagcaaTTTTTCCTGAACATCACGTGAAAGGCAGTTGGCACTGCCTATTTGGACGGTACCGTACAATCATTTAGCAAATAAACGCCTCTCGGAAAAGAGCAAGGTGTGTCCGATGGGCGTTTGCTGTGGCTGACAATGTTATTTAAGCGTGCTATTCTTCAGCAATAACATTGACAAGATGCCAAGAGATAAGCTCATCGTAAAAATGCAGTAATACCACGAACAGCGCGTAGAGGTGTTCAGACGGAGTAAAACAGCGACGTTATCCTGACCTGTTCTTTTGCCGCCGCAGTAAGGTCTCGGTCCTGGATGCTTTGAATAGGCGCATTATTTCGTTGGCCGGGTCATAGTAGTTTTTTTCTCGGTTGCTGTTGCACCATTTTCCACCCTCCTCgttcttctcttctcctcctgaATCAGCATCACACGGAtactcccagaatgctctgcGGTCCTGCTCGACAGAGGATGATAGTTGCGTAGCAACTTGAGCAACATTCATTTGGACATTTCTACACACTGCTGTCATGGTCCCATTGAAGAAAATCTAAAACTGATGTTGGTATTTCACAAGAACAAGTCTTAATCTGAAAAGgttactgtttaaaaaagacTGCATACAATTTACCTGATTTAATTCAAGCTGGCTTATGTTAAATGTGGCAATTTAACATAATGACATAATATACAGGTACTTCATATATTAtacgtattattattactatataatgtgtattgtaccttatcagacctgtgttttgtagttgttccaatgaccttcggtatgcacttattgcacgtcgctttggataaaagcatctgccaaataaatgtaatgtaatgtaatttgaagAAGAGCCaaatgtttttagaaaaaacTGAGTAACTGCAGATTGATTAATTCAACCTTTTGTCACAGTTTGTGTCTAAAGTGGTGACTGGACAGGCAGCAAAATAAGCGGTGGTGCTCTATAGAAAAATATCCACGTTTATATTGTAAATTCTGAAAAACGAAATTATAACTTTCCCAATTGCCATGCACCAAAATCTAAGGAAACCTAATCAAAGCACAAGAGGCTCAGTCATGCTCATTATTAGACAATGCAACATGGCCCAGGCAGCCAGggcatctgtgtgtctgctccCCCCTgcttgcccccaccccaccccacccatcaTTTTAGGCAGCCCCCAGGGAGCTGAGAGGCAGCACACCAGCCCTTTCATTATTCAATGGAATGATTGAGCCAAGGCAGCCTgcagagtaaaatgtccagtgttcattcaactctgAGAGTACATACGAGTCCAATAAggaccatatgcactctgtaagagttgatttaacaatgATACTTTTACAGTGTACCCAGCAGATAGAAAATGCTATAATACAACAAATTAAACACCAAAACAATCATTTGGTAGAACCTGCTCTGCACTCATTCTgccatatgattttttttttacattgatttcacattttcatggATATCAGAGATCACCATCATAATGCGTAAGTGTTTGCAAAaaactgctttatttaaaatgtatttattaaaaatgtaataaatgacaGTAACTTATATGCTATACTATAAGACCTATACTATTTTATTGAATATCGTAATTTGAAATATAGTATATAATACAATTTACCACGAGTGTtgctatattttttgtttgctacATTAGATTAATGTGGTAAGCATCCAAGAAGCCATCTGTTGGGAAGTAAACTACAAGTAAAATCTGTGCAATGCTACTGGTAGAAGTGTGTTCTTGCATGAATCACCTAATTTAATCATGCCTACATTTGagattattaaataaattaaactatcacacggtggtgcagtgggtagcactgtcacctaaCAGGAAGAAGGTCCTGGCTTTGCATCCCGGCCTGGGCCCTTCTGTGTGGagttgcatgttctccccgtgttcgcgcgGGCTACCTCCGGGTTTCTCTGGCTTCCTCTCGATCTAACTATCTAGCCaaacacaggagaaaaacatgcaaaacaaatggCACCAAACTCCCTACGAGCTTCCTCTTTTATAGTTAAGATTCCAGTCATATAATGGAATCAGCAACAAGATCCCACGCATCGGCATACAAACGGAGAGGCAACAATCTGGTGTCTGGCGGCGGGAGAAAGGAGACCAGGGCCATCTTGAAATGCCACGACTTTCATTTGCGATCCGCCGCTTGGTCCACCAATCCCGACCGACGGCTGATTAGAAAAGTTTACGGACGTTTTTACACTTGTCCGTTTaatttttacaaacacaaacaaacacatacacttaaGTTAATAAAGTCCATTTAAATCCTGCGTTTATCCTGACACTCCCCCCGACCCCAAACCAAGTAAGAAGTTTGGGCCTGAAGACTTCCTGTAGCAAGCAGCTATGAAATAGCCACGTGACTGTAGCCTAAGTTTTTTCAGCGGTTGTTCTCTGAGGTTGTTCTGTTTGGTCACAGCCAGAGACTGTAACATTCAGATATCCCGGGAAACGAGAGAGCAGATATGTTGGCAAAAGAAGCAGTCAAAAAGGGAAGTGTTGAAATCAATATCAAGTTTTCAAAGTCAGAGGGAAAGGGCATTGTGTGGGGAAATATCAATAAAGAATGGCAGCAGCACTGGGatcaggagagaagggggagacatTTACATCTGATACAAAATAGAGTAGGCAGtgtaagaaagaggggaggaaacagaagagaggaggttgtaATATCAAGATTAAGAATAGGACACAGCAATTTACGTAGCACGCTTCATCTTATAGGTAAACATCCAACCGGTCTTTGTGAAATCTGTCAGGTACCAGAAACCTCAGAACACGTTATCATTAACTGCAATAAATATAGGTCGGAAAGGAAGGATATGATGGAGGAGATGGGAAGATTGGGGATAACAGGAGCAGGATTGAGGGATGTACTGGAGTGTGGTGCtagtgggcaggggaggagatgtTTTATCAACTACCTTCGGGGAACGGGACTGTTAATAAAAGTGTGACAGGCAATAAGCTGTAGGAGTTAACTTACTCCGAAAGATGGCAGTAATGCAACTTTCAAGGATGCAAGCTGCCGGTAAACAAcaccgaagaagaagaagaagaaggttgTTCTGTTTTGCCTTTTCTCGTGGAGTCAAGTAATTGCAGAGGTGAACATGGCTGATGTCTCGGAAAGGACATTACAAGTTGCAATACTGATTTCCTTTGCATCGGGGTTTCTAGCAGGTTGGCAGGCCAACAGAATGAGAAGGAGATTCCTCGACTGGAGGAAGAAACGTCTACAAGacaaactgtcagaaacacagaagAAACTGGATTTGGCATGAGACGGAAATTCGTATTTTGTGGATTTTAGGACTACTTGAGGTATTTTATATAGTGCAATTCATATTCGAGCAACAAGCTTTATACATTGTATCTAAATGAAAGCTGTAACTATTTGGTTGCTGCTCTATTTTGGTTATCTGTTTAGCTGCAACGAATCCGAATCCGTGTGAGTTTCTGTGCGTAATAATTCGTCGCTGTTGAAAGCATGAAAGCGACAATATTTACCTTTACTTTTTCCCATATAATTGATTTTTTCAATTATACTTTCCACAGGAACAATCAGGAAATTCCAGTTGTCACGTGGACTACAGTGTCATTGATATGAACACCGCCAAGAACCAGCAATGGGACTGAAGCTGACTGACAACATGGCTTTGCAAACCGCGTGTTTTACTGCGGGGTTTTATAACCAAAACGTGTGCTCTGGTGTTGGTCTGCCCTTCATACGTCCCTGTTTGTAACCACTCTTTAcctaaattaatatatttttgctgtaaaatCACGTTGGCTAtgttccattttcatttatgtaattcCAACTCGGTGTCTCGATTTTTTCGCGAGGATTGAAATGCTATTGGCACACACGCCTCCTGAAATGGCTcgcaaaatgtattaaaatgtgatgGTCAAGAACAGATGAGTGTATTTCAGTTGCCGTTAAAAAACTGTCTTGTGTCATTATTTTGACCGTGGGACACTCTGCAGATACTGTACTGTACGACATATATCAACTCAATTTAATGGTCGTAATGAATGGCAGAAATGTACATATTTCTTTTCGTATGGTGCAGTATCATTAATTCTTTGCCTACATTTGTTAATCCAGTCGCTCAACCCATTCTTCACTACTCTCTCTCATACTTGTACTCTCTCTTGTACTTCTGCAAAGCCCTTTACTATGGCACGTAACTTGTAGGTGTGTATAATGGCATGTTATTGGTTGGAACCGTGACATAGTTTCCTTACTATTCTGTGTAACTTTTATATACATTTGgtaagtcactctagataagaTTTCAAAAGTATTGTATAAATCAGAGGTTTTTAAAGACTCTTGTGTCCTcagattaaacttttttttttttttttttttttactgtaatcGAATCTATGTGAACCAGTATTGCTGTATACAGCTGAATAGCTCTTTTAGCCCgggtaactggtggaaacaaaagcctgcatacacactggctctccaggaccggaaCTGCCCACCCctgatataaatgtaaatacgGCAGTTGTACTGAATACTGTAAGTGCATTGTCCTCAGTTCAGTGTATCATCCACAATTCCACGTGGGTATATGTACAATGTCTGAGGCCAACCAGTTTTCAAAGAATGACATGCATAAGAACAGAAAGTGCTAGTGTAACCTGGCTGGTTTTTAACTATTCGAGTCTAGGTTTTGGGGACGCACATACAATCGTCTGTGCTTTGCTATACGagctataaaatgttttttgaatacAACTGTTTGAGATGTAATGTGTAGTCTGCCAATACTTGGAATGCTACTGAATCATTTAATGTTTCCACACGTCTTGAAAACATGCGCACATGAAAGACGAGATTTCCCTGTGTCGCTTTTTCATCGATACACAAAGCAAAAGGATAGCCTGATTGGTAAATCCAGGTTATGTACGGATCTCACGCTGGCTCGACCCCCGACAGCTGTATCTTAGCGACCGAACGTAGCGTCTCCAGAAGGAAAAGCGTCCGGAGTTCTCTCCCTGGTGCAGTGATACATCAACGACTTCTCGTTACATTATATATGTAATCGATTGACAAATTGTAGCCATCTATAATCCCCTTGCTTGCAACCCAGCTGGCAAATAGCTGGATTTGCCTGGCCGTTGTCGCTTATAAATGAAAGCAGCTAGCTACAATGATTCAGCTAGCTACCAACTATTGAGAACATGGATAACTTCGCTTGCTAGCGAGCTGGACAGGGCCAAACCCTTCATTAAGCTAGCTCGTTATATTTGAACTTTTTTGTATTGTTCTAAAACATGGCACCAAAGAGAAAAGGGCCTTTGCAAACAGTGCAAAGGAACACGGATGATATTAAAAAACAGGTTAGTGATTTTGAGACGAGTTGAATGTATTCTTCCagctactagctagctagccatatTCGCAGCTAACTAGGTTTCcaaagctaacgttagctagctagctagttagcttggTGGTTCGTTTCCATGCTTTGCATACCATGGTGTAATAAGCGAAATAGTTCTCAGGCTGTATTTACTTTTGTGAATTATGTTTCGCATTATCTAGTTATATCACGTAGCAGTACGATATTTTACATGCCGATATAACGATACGCTGAAATATCCGTCTATTACCTTAGCgtacatacatttcttttttaaaaactaccttAGACTAGCTAATATATAATGTGTCTGTCCTGTGGCAGGTTGATAGTTTGATGCTAGAAGTTCGCCAGTTCAAAGGATCTGCAGAGAGCAAAGCAATGACAGAGGCATCAGAGAGGTACATAAACGACCGTTTTTCTTTGTTCACACTCCTTTTACTTTTAGCTTTTAACCACTGAAGCTATACTAGTTAAAGGCTTGGtaaatgtgtttgttcccatattttttttagaatgccACTGTAATTTGTCATAAAGTGTTTCATTGCCAAGACACATAAAAGAAAgtcaaaattacattacaggcatttaacagatgctcttatccagagggccTTACACAACTTCTCGGTCTTGGCATACTGATGGCATGACAGAATTATTCACTTGATAATAATGTTGTATTTCATTGTTCCTTTCTGAATTTTAGTTGCTTGCTTTTTCTAATATAACTCTTTTCTCTCAacagatgcacacatttacaaagatCAGTTGATGAAACTATGATGACTCTGAAGAAGCTAACCAAAGTAAATCTTTGGTCTTCTACAAAAACTTTTGATAATTGCATTGGAACGCACACCAATTTCTGTAATTATGGAAGTGGTCATTTTGTACAACAAAAAGTGAAAGGTGCAGCAgggctgttttcagtgtttccaACAtgtttagtttattatttttttaaaggctgacGAACCTGCGCCGGTGGGGAATTATGAGCAGAGAAAACTGGATGAAGAAAATAGACTGAAGATGatgcaggagcagctgcaggcttTGGCTCTGGCTGTCTCTCCCGCCCAGAAGCCCGGTCCAAGGCAAGCCTACGATACAAGCGATTCGTTCTGCACGAGATCTTCACCTCGCTGTGATCATAGCTCTGTGTTCCACTGCTCAGTTTGCACAACCGTCCCAAACTGCTTATTTTTGATTGAGCTGTGGGTACGAGCCGCCCGGTCACAGATTAACCCCTCCAGTTCTCTTTGCCCGACAGCCGAAATGCAGACGTGCCAAGTTCTTCTCAGACCGAGGAAGACGATGATGCAGGAGctgagagtgaggaagaggaaagtgaagaagaggaagatgaggacgaagaagatgatgatgaggaagaaGATTTAGAAAATCAAGCAGAGACTTTCATTGCCATCAGCGCCTTCGCAGGCGAACAGGAGGGTGACCTCACGGTGCAGGTACAGCATGAGCAAGCCGTGTTTTTGGAAACTGTCCTTACCTGGTCAGATTACCTGGGCCGGTTAAGAGgcctccaccctccacctcaGAGCAAGTGAcccattttatttcctttctctGACAGTACCATGAAGAAGATGCCATTCGAAACGATGCTTGAATTTGATTTATGGTTGTGTTGATTGATaagttgattgttttttgattgAACAGAAGGGGGAGCTGCTGAGCATTCTCAGTAAAAACCCTGATGGCTGGTGGCTTGCCCAAGACTCCAGTGGAAACAAAGGTTTAGTGCCCAAAACATACCTAAAGGTACAAACCTCTCTGTTTGTCAGCTGCACTTCTTTTCTGGCAGTTTACCTGTTTTGGTGTCTGTTTGGATTCAGCTAATCGGCAAGTGAAACATGTAGACTTTCACCATCTGTCGAGATGACTTGCAACTGTGGCTCAGGCTAAATAATGAACATAAGCTCTCCCAGGTCTGCTGCTGCTTACATAATATGCCGTATGCTTATTGCAGTGTACTCTAGTCGAGTTGCTTGTATCTCTCTGTTTGGCTGAaaatttgtcattcattttttctatAATTCACATGTACAGTAGTCGAgccttttaaataatttcatccTATGTGCAAATGTGAATTCTGAACATGCCTAGCAACCAAGAACCTGGGCGTTAGATTACCCGACATTTGGGGAAAATGAACATTAGCGGGCTCGCTAGCTAAGCCTTCCTATCGTATCTGTCCTCTGACTGCTGCTTATTCTCACTTTGTGGGGTGCAAAGTGGGGTACACTTGCTGTGCTGCTGGCAGTTTGTGATGCTCATAAAATAACCTCAGTTCTCTAATAATTATTCTAGCTTTCTTCAAAGTAAATTTCACGTAGTGAGACTGGAGGAAAATTGTACATGTTCAAAATGTTAGATCATTCGTCTGTCAGTCATGTTAGCATTGCTAATGGTTCAGCTGTTGAAGTCAAGGTCAAGCTGTTACGAGCAATGTACTGATTTGTTCTCTGAAAATCTCTCTTCACGTATATGTGGCTTTAACAAGTTATATTTCAGGTTAGAGTGACTGTGTTAATTTTTCAGGCGCaccaggatgaggaagaggaaggtgaTGCAGAGGATTCAGAGACtgaggaagagagtgaggaggaggtGGATGAAGTCTCAAAAACCAAGCAGAGGTGCTGTTTCTTATCCTGCCAGCAGGTGGCATCACACACCaagcaatttttaaaacatgaacacttgggtgagagagagggtgatatTTTCCCCCATGTCTTGAAAGGGAAGAAATCCACAAACAGTTACCAGGTAGGGCATGAATGCTAATGTTGTAAAAGTTGTtcaaactgtaaaatgtgttttactctTTTGCAGCAGCCAAAAATCTGCCTGGGATGTTGTGAGAAAAGAAGTTTTAGAGGTATTACTATTTTTGTTatagttattgttattatttatttggttatttatgGACACCTCTGTAAAATAGGACTTCCAGTCAGATATACTTTGCTTATAAATTGATCTTTTATGCTTTCTTGGAGATACCACACTTTAGTTTTCCTGAGACTAATGATGTTCTCCAgtattgtaagttgctctggataaagagTGATTACCAAGTGATTATAGTGTAATCTAACGTAATATTTTACATAGTTGTCTTCCCGAGGTCACGTTACAGTGATTTAAGAGCGTTGTTTTTCTATCAACTACGAAAGAAAGCAATGAAAATCCATGGAATGATAGATTGCTGCGAGATGCTGTCAATCAGAGTTAACCTCTTACCCCAGCGCATGTTTGTGCTGATGAATGGATTGCTCTGATTGGAGGCATGTGTAATTGGCTGACCGGGGCTGGGTTCTGATTGGCAGATGAACGCTACGGATGTTCTGGCTGCCATGGGGGCCATCCCCGCTGGGTTCCGGCCGTCCACCCTCTCCAGCCTGCTCAGTGAAGGCAGGTCTCCTCCGCTCAGTCTGACCCGTGCGGACATAGCGTACCGCTGAGGAGCCGTAACACATCCAGTATAGCACCGCAGAGTGGCGCGTGCTCTGCTTTTCCATGGAAATGAAATACAGTAGCAGGGCTGTAAAATGTCACAAGCTCCCCGGGGGTTATGCTGGAACCTGAACCCCTGAAAGCCGACCCAAGACCCAAACAGGTCTGGCTCCAGCGCTGCTGCGCTCCGGACAGGCGGTTCGGCTGTGCCCGCGGGGGACCCAACGGGACGTCCCGCACGCTCCTGCGTGACGCACGCAGGAATGTGTGTTTCCGCACGCAGGAACGTGTGTTTCCGCACGCAGGAATGTGTGTTTCCGTGCGCTGCGTGACCTCAACGGGAGCAGGGCGCTGATCGCACACACGACAAGAACGCCTGCGTCATGATCCTGTTCGCCGAGTCATCAGAACTCTGCATCTCCAGCATCTCCAGCATCTCCTGCGTCTCCTGCTTCTCCTGCGTCTCCTGCACAAGCGCTCAGACGTCCTCCTCTGTCAGTGGACCGCGCCCGGAGAGAGTTAGGCCTCAGGCCACATGCAGGGAGCAGGCCTTCCAGAGATCCTGCTTCTGATTCCTTATTTGTGAATTCCTGTCATTCCTGACTTACTATAGGTCTGTCGGttaattttcctgtttcttACGTCAGGATGAAAACGAATACCAacgaagaaaatattttttaaaatttatggcGAAACAGCACGCTGGTATTTTTGAACACCTGCTtaacccccctcacctccccccccatccgcccccccccgctaACCTGCGCTTGTATTCTCTGCTGTGCAGGGAACACCTACAGAGGCAGCTACTACCTCCAGCCAGAGCTCAGTCAGTCCCAGCTGGCTTTCAAAGACCTTTTCTGGGACCCAGACACTGGAAACGTACgcacacatttcatatttctctttttattcCAGTTCTTGGAATTTCAGTTAACCAGAGGAGAGTTTTTCTACAAAAGAAAATCTGCTCATATGACCGATGAAATCAGTAgttttctgattggttcttGGGAAAGCCCTCGATATTGTAAAGGAGGCGGAATGTTGAGCGGAGTCTATCCTCAGTGCTCATGTtcttaagccccgcccccttctgtGATGAGCACTTGAATGCTCCAGGTAAACGGCCACAGGAAGTAAGGGCCTCAGGACTTCCTTTCCCCTGTTCCCTGAGTGTGCAGCCATCCGTGAATGTGGAAGTGAAGGACAAGCGAAAGTTCCCTTTTTTAGATCTGAGAGACCCCGAGAAGCTCAACTCaaattggggggagggggaggaaatgGCTTTTGTCGCATGTCATGACCCGTGCGTAAAGGGGGTCACGGTCAAAAGCACTGGTCTGAAGTgtcacatgaaataaaaatattgccaTTTCCAGTTTACTTCTGCCAAGAGGAGAACTGATATATCATATATGCATTTAATGAAAGTGTAATTTATTGAAAATGGTTTTCTTTGACTGTAGCATAGTGGAACATTGTGAGGTGATGATAGAGAAAATGTAACCCTTTGAAGAttaagtgttctagaactccagtaccagttaccagtagtgattacatcagcattagaatgttcagctaagaacattccagTCGCATTTTACGCAGTATTGAAAATGCGAGTTTCAGGGCAGGTGTGGTagcagctgtgctctgtgtggccCCAGGTGCGGCCCCGCCCGTCCCGGACGTCTCTGACGCTCACGCTGTGGAGCTGCAGGATGATCCCCacgccgggggtgggggtgcaggtcCTCAGCAGACACGTGCGGCTGTGCGTGTTCGACGGAGCCAAGGTgggcctctccccctccccatcccagcagcatcagccccccccccctcccccccacttcctGAAATCTAAACACTGATCCCCAGCTGCTGTCCGCTTCCTGTGTGCCTCCTGATTGGTTAGGTTGCATTCTGTTTCCCCAGGTTCTGAGTAACATTCACACCGTCAGAGCCTGTTACAATTCGAAAAACCCCAAGACCTGGACGTTTTCTCCAAGGGTACAGTATATGTGTTTATACCATTTAAGTGTGCCAGGACACTGTGTCACACgtgaaatgttatctgtgagTGAGCAgcatctctctctgtgagaTGGGCACTGACTCGCTCGCTCCTCTGTGCTGTAAATTCCCAGATGGTTGGCATCCTTCCCAGCCTGATGGATGGAGACTGCTTTGTCCGGAGCGACTCGCAGTCACCTGACCTGGGAATCCTGTTTGAACTGGGGGTCACCTACATCCGAAATGTAACCGCGCTGCCTGGCTTCAGTCACGTTCTGTCCTGTCCCCGCTTCTCACCGCTGGGTTAGGATGGTGATGAGCAGGCTGTGGAAAACATGGCACTGCATGAAG from Anguilla rostrata isolate EN2019 chromosome 18, ASM1855537v3, whole genome shotgun sequence includes the following:
- the LOC135245214 gene encoding mitoregulin, translated to MADVSERTLQVAILISFASGFLAGWQANRMRRRFLDWRKKRLQDKLSETQKKLDLA
- the nphp1 gene encoding nephrocystin-1, with translation MAPKRKGPLQTVQRNTDDIKKQVDSLMLEVRQFKGSAESKAMTEASERCTHLQRSVDETMMTLKKLTKADEPAPVGNYEQRKLDEENRLKMMQEQLQALALAVSPAQKPGPSRNADVPSSSQTEEDDDAGAESEEEESEEEEDEDEEDDDEEEDLENQAETFIAISAFAGEQEGDLTVQKGELLSILSKNPDGWWLAQDSSGNKGLVPKTYLKAHQDEEEEGDAEDSETEEESEEEVDEVSKTKQSSQKSAWDVVRKEVLEMNATDVLAAMGAIPAGFRPSTLSSLLSEGNTYRGSYYLQPELSQSQLAFKDLFWDPDTGNVRPRPSRTSLTLTLWSCRMIPTPGVGVQVLSRHVRLCVFDGAKVLSNIHTVRACYNSKNPKTWTFSPRMVGILPSLMDGDCFVRSDSQSPDLGILFELGVTYIRNSTGERGDLSCGWAFLRLCDASGVPVPRRTYELPVHGGTPYEQGVDVDPSITRRATGSVLQQMMVSRKLPKLIVKLKSPNAKTRANLNLLPDTLVGSRCSVQLLALYRQVLADALLRDRLTMQNADLICSPVLATFPQVLHQTDLLDALRSAWAERESGLKRSQKRDTQLLKGLFVEVYLETVFPLLHSAGLPPARWADEEQETQRASVVFARPPQGALATLLSADHAQEAFDIAQLAYDFLSPTRAAPPTN